A section of the Methanoregula formicica SMSP genome encodes:
- a CDS encoding 3-isopropylmalate dehydratase large subunit has translation MAATIVEKIFSKKCGREIRAGEVVMAPLDGAMIHDITGPLAIQKFYEMGGKKVFDPKRVIMLFDHQIPADSIEAANNHVYMRKFAFEQDIHNYDINEGVCHQVTIEKGRAAPGEIVVGADSHTCMYGAAGAFATGIGSTDMGFALKFGALYFKVPETIRAEVSGKFPRRVGAKDLILAIAHDIGADGATYKAIEFTGKTVRKLDMAGRMTLCNMAIEMGGKAGIVAPDKVTWEYMKGRRKMKPFELDSDPDATFAEKRSYDVSDLEPQVAVPHNVDTGVPVSKVAGTHVHQVFIGSCTNGRFEDLKEAAEVLGKKKFSPKIRTIIIPASRDEYLKTLKAGLIEKFVKAGALVEAPCCGPCMGGAFGLIAPGEVSLSTSNRNFKGRQGSTDGKVYLCSPATAAASAITGEITDPREV, from the coding sequence ATGGCAGCGACAATCGTGGAGAAGATATTCTCAAAAAAGTGTGGCAGGGAGATCAGGGCGGGCGAAGTGGTCATGGCCCCCCTCGACGGGGCGATGATCCACGACATCACGGGCCCGCTTGCCATCCAGAAGTTCTACGAGATGGGCGGGAAGAAGGTCTTTGACCCGAAACGTGTCATCATGCTCTTCGACCACCAGATCCCGGCGGACTCCATCGAGGCGGCAAACAACCATGTCTACATGCGGAAGTTCGCTTTTGAGCAGGACATCCATAACTATGACATCAACGAAGGGGTCTGCCACCAGGTAACGATCGAGAAGGGCCGGGCTGCCCCGGGCGAGATCGTTGTCGGGGCCGACTCCCATACCTGCATGTACGGGGCGGCAGGGGCATTTGCCACCGGTATCGGCTCCACAGACATGGGCTTTGCCCTGAAGTTCGGGGCCCTCTACTTCAAGGTTCCCGAGACGATCCGTGCCGAGGTATCGGGGAAATTCCCCCGGCGCGTGGGGGCAAAGGACCTCATCCTCGCGATCGCCCACGATATCGGCGCTGACGGGGCCACCTACAAGGCCATCGAGTTCACCGGGAAAACCGTCAGGAAACTCGACATGGCCGGCAGGATGACGCTCTGCAACATGGCCATCGAGATGGGCGGCAAGGCAGGCATCGTTGCCCCGGACAAGGTCACGTGGGAGTACATGAAAGGGCGCCGGAAGATGAAGCCCTTCGAACTGGACAGCGACCCGGATGCAACATTTGCGGAGAAGCGCTCCTATGATGTCTCTGACCTCGAACCGCAGGTCGCCGTGCCGCACAATGTCGATACCGGCGTCCCTGTGAGCAAAGTGGCAGGGACGCATGTCCACCAGGTCTTCATCGGCTCCTGCACCAACGGCAGGTTCGAGGACCTCAAGGAGGCTGCGGAGGTGCTGGGCAAGAAGAAGTTCTCCCCGAAGATCCGGACCATCATCATCCCGGCGTCACGGGACGAGTACCTCAAGACCTTAAAAGCAGGACTCATCGAGAAGTTCGTGAAGGCAGGCGCCCTTGTCGAGGCCCCCTGCTGCGGGCCCTGCATGGGCGGGGCGTTCGGCCTGATCGCCCCGGGCGAAGTCTCGCTCTCGACTTCGAACCGGAACTTCAAAGGCAGGCAGGGGAGCACGGACGGGAAGGTCTATCTCTGCTCGCCGGCAACGGCGGCTGCGAGCGCGATCACGGGCGAGATCACCGACCCGCGGGAGGTCTGA
- a CDS encoding SIMPL domain-containing protein: MMRRLNFLCIALAILMVAAVGTVAAATGDSSTDKVIHAQGSGNIIGTPDRAQVTLSVQTENSDVKVAQEQNAAKMTKVIDALVAAGIPRDALKTTGYNIYATYDDSAKGFLDPKVKSYRVTNTLTITLHDVSKTGEVIDLAVANGANQADSIQFMLSDAQALLLRNEALKKAVVNARADAEAVAGAMGVNITGTGTVEIYQGYMPVVYSNYAQDAGGRLEKSATTTPIQSGDITVNAQVSVTYTYQ, from the coding sequence ATGATGCGAAGACTGAACTTCCTCTGTATTGCGCTCGCCATCCTCATGGTGGCCGCGGTAGGCACCGTTGCTGCGGCAACGGGAGATTCGTCAACAGACAAGGTCATCCATGCCCAGGGAAGCGGCAATATCATCGGGACGCCCGACCGGGCGCAGGTGACGTTGTCCGTCCAGACCGAGAATTCCGATGTCAAGGTGGCCCAGGAACAGAACGCCGCCAAGATGACCAAGGTCATCGACGCCCTTGTGGCGGCCGGGATCCCCCGCGACGCCCTCAAGACAACCGGGTACAACATCTATGCCACGTACGACGACTCGGCCAAGGGATTCCTTGACCCCAAGGTCAAGTCCTACCGGGTGACCAATACCCTGACTATCACGCTCCATGATGTCAGCAAGACCGGAGAAGTGATCGATCTTGCCGTTGCAAACGGCGCAAACCAGGCAGATTCCATCCAGTTCATGCTCTCTGATGCACAGGCCCTCCTGCTCCGGAACGAGGCCCTCAAGAAGGCCGTAGTTAATGCCAGGGCAGATGCTGAGGCGGTTGCCGGTGCCATGGGTGTCAACATCACCGGAACAGGAACTGTCGAGATCTACCAGGGCTACATGCCGGTTGTGTACTCCAACTATGCACAGGATGCAGGAGGCAGGCTGGAGAAATCTGCAACCACCACTCCCATCCAGTCCGGTGACATTACGGTCAATGCGCAGGTCTCCGTGACCTACACCTACCAGTAA
- a CDS encoding NusA-like transcription termination signal-binding factor: protein MERTIGFKERRYIEELRILTKATALDCVIDDRFDRVIYVIRQGDMGLAIGKKGDNIRRLQNVLGKRIEMVEFADTPDAFIANIFKPAEVLRVERPSPDAPVNVLVRQRSDLGIAIGKAGCNIEKARILTRRFYNTEVGEVLLEKEEA from the coding sequence ATGGAGCGCACGATCGGTTTTAAGGAGCGAAGGTATATTGAAGAGCTGCGGATCCTCACCAAGGCAACCGCCCTTGACTGCGTCATCGATGACCGGTTCGACCGGGTCATCTACGTGATCCGGCAGGGCGACATGGGTCTTGCGATCGGGAAGAAAGGGGACAACATCAGGCGGCTGCAGAATGTTCTCGGGAAACGGATCGAGATGGTCGAATTCGCCGATACACCGGATGCGTTCATCGCCAATATCTTCAAACCGGCCGAGGTTTTGAGGGTGGAACGCCCGTCCCCGGACGCCCCGGTGAATGTTCTCGTCCGCCAGAGGAGCGACCTGGGGATCGCCATCGGGAAAGCCGGGTGCAATATCGAGAAGGCCCGGATCCTCACCCGGCGGTTCTACAACACCGAGGTCGGGGAAGTCCTGCTCGAAAAGGAGGAAGCATGA
- the hisE gene encoding phosphoribosyl-ATP diphosphatase, with protein MKTNVDPKVLAELWEIICDRADHPKEGSYTTRLLADEKGIDKVLEKVGEESTEFILAVKNGVPERTASEAADLFFHVLVALRASGVSLADVMEELEHRRK; from the coding sequence ATGAAGACGAATGTTGACCCGAAGGTCCTTGCCGAGCTCTGGGAGATCATCTGCGACCGTGCGGATCACCCGAAGGAGGGGTCCTATACCACCCGGCTTCTGGCGGATGAGAAGGGGATCGACAAGGTGCTGGAGAAGGTGGGCGAGGAGTCCACGGAGTTCATCCTTGCCGTCAAGAACGGCGTTCCCGAGCGGACGGCGAGCGAGGCTGCCGACCTGTTCTTCCACGTACTCGTCGCACTCCGTGCCTCGGGCGTGAGCCTTGCGGACGTGATGGAAGAACTGGAACACCGCCGGAAATGA
- a CDS encoding bifunctional nuclease family protein — translation MTQVRCEVKGVFMATGETATIPLVILTDGSDRFLPIFIGIWEAVSINSAKNREVLPRPFTHDLFLDLCAKFSITLRSLQIDSVEDGVYYAQLVFVNNRHEEYLDCRPSDGIALALRGDVPIFVEETVLATAAQKNEDLPQVVDLMAFLQK, via the coding sequence ATGACACAGGTTCGTTGCGAGGTCAAAGGCGTTTTCATGGCAACCGGGGAGACCGCCACAATCCCCCTGGTGATCCTCACGGACGGTTCCGACCGATTCCTCCCGATCTTCATCGGGATTTGGGAGGCAGTCTCCATCAACAGCGCAAAGAACCGGGAGGTGTTGCCCCGCCCGTTCACCCACGACCTCTTTTTAGACCTCTGCGCAAAGTTCTCCATCACCCTGCGCTCCCTCCAGATCGACAGCGTTGAGGACGGGGTCTACTATGCGCAGCTCGTGTTTGTGAACAACCGTCATGAGGAATACCTGGACTGCCGCCCGAGCGACGGGATTGCGCTGGCGCTTCGCGGGGACGTTCCGATCTTTGTGGAAGAGACTGTCCTTGCCACGGCAGCACAGAAAAACGAGGACCTCCCGCAGGTGGTCGACCTTATGGCATTTCTCCAGAAATAG
- a CDS encoding lysylphosphatidylglycerol synthase transmembrane domain-containing protein produces the protein MDKSQLKWLYISVGFSLAVLVVILLLTINENTITYLTQINPWFLLLAFLTHLLTMCFWAMRVKMMAGSLGYRVGFWYSLNLVFANLLASAITPAQAGGEPVRVHELYKANVPLGDATAVVIMERVLDGIALAALAAFSMIVLTDQWKQLGTVSEIMVFVTWIFVAGCLFLFYLAIRRPDVVKRVVARCTRWLTRTWENSRVESLLVRADKEIDNFQGSTIRFVHTAKGGLVWGMLFTLLYWVSEIITASLILVGLGQPPLILESFVIQLILAILMMLPLTPGSSGIAEVGATSMYALFLPAGVVGIFVVLWRIVLYYFNIALGILSSIIIVRREARACLEEGNCPPPPT, from the coding sequence ATGGACAAGTCTCAATTGAAATGGCTCTATATTTCCGTCGGCTTCTCCCTTGCCGTCCTCGTGGTTATCCTCCTCCTCACCATCAACGAGAACACCATCACCTACCTCACCCAGATCAATCCCTGGTTCCTCCTCCTTGCATTCCTCACCCACCTCCTGACCATGTGCTTCTGGGCCATGCGGGTTAAGATGATGGCGGGTTCGCTTGGCTACCGCGTCGGATTTTGGTACAGCCTGAACCTGGTCTTTGCAAACCTCCTCGCTTCAGCAATCACACCGGCACAGGCCGGGGGGGAACCGGTCCGGGTCCACGAACTCTACAAGGCAAATGTCCCTCTCGGGGATGCCACTGCGGTCGTCATCATGGAACGGGTCCTCGATGGGATCGCCCTTGCAGCTCTGGCCGCATTCTCCATGATTGTCCTAACCGACCAGTGGAAGCAGCTCGGAACGGTCTCGGAGATCATGGTCTTTGTCACCTGGATCTTCGTTGCCGGGTGCCTCTTCCTCTTCTACCTGGCCATACGGCGCCCGGATGTGGTGAAGCGGGTCGTGGCGCGCTGCACGCGGTGGCTGACCCGTACGTGGGAGAATTCCCGTGTCGAGTCGCTGCTGGTGCGGGCGGACAAGGAAATTGATAATTTTCAGGGATCAACGATCCGGTTTGTCCACACGGCAAAAGGAGGGCTTGTCTGGGGCATGCTCTTCACCCTCCTCTACTGGGTCTCCGAGATCATCACCGCATCCCTCATCCTCGTGGGGCTCGGACAACCCCCGCTCATCCTGGAGTCGTTCGTCATCCAGCTCATCCTCGCAATCCTGATGATGCTCCCCTTAACCCCGGGGAGCTCGGGCATTGCAGAGGTCGGCGCCACGTCCATGTACGCCCTCTTCCTCCCGGCCGGGGTTGTCGGGATCTTTGTCGTGCTCTGGCGCATTGTCCTCTATTACTTCAATATCGCGCTCGGCATCCTCTCAAGCATCATCATTGTCCGGCGGGAGGCACGTGCCTGTCTCGAAGAGGGGAACTGCCCGCCACCGCCCACCTGA
- a CDS encoding DUF357 domain-containing protein, whose translation MRIAECATVLASALARATCSAPEGTPLWRTGQAVLRMASAYESDGKTFLSGDDPVNALAAFLYGLGWLHCGIASGLLVCSEKNPQCPFAAPVENVPTSHFLKLDEKTKRYARLLKTALASVTPAPAPGTHAYNFADQVLFIAGVYLQNGEREVSAGRTETALSCFSYGHGWLDAGAESGFFAIHANRGIFTVD comes from the coding sequence ATGAGGATCGCAGAATGCGCAACAGTGCTTGCATCGGCCCTTGCACGGGCAACGTGCAGTGCACCGGAGGGGACACCGCTCTGGCGGACCGGGCAGGCCGTGCTCCGGATGGCGTCTGCATACGAGAGCGACGGGAAAACATTCCTTTCCGGCGATGACCCGGTCAACGCCCTTGCAGCCTTCCTGTACGGCCTGGGCTGGCTCCATTGCGGCATCGCGTCCGGCCTGCTGGTTTGTTCCGAAAAAAATCCCCAATGCCCGTTTGCAGCTCCGGTGGAGAATGTGCCGACCTCCCACTTCCTGAAACTGGACGAGAAGACCAAACGGTATGCGCGGCTCCTCAAAACGGCCCTTGCCTCGGTTACCCCTGCACCGGCCCCGGGGACACACGCTTATAATTTTGCAGATCAGGTGCTGTTCATTGCCGGGGTCTACCTGCAGAACGGAGAACGCGAGGTTTCGGCGGGAAGGACGGAAACCGCGTTATCCTGCTTCAGTTACGGGCATGGCTGGCTCGATGCCGGGGCTGAGTCCGGCTTCTTTGCGATCCATGCAAACCGCGGGATCTTCACCGTGGACTAA
- the dph5 gene encoding diphthine synthase, protein MLTFIGLGLFDKTDVSEKGLSRIRNADRVYLECYTSRLMGATREGLEQYYRRPVTPLYRSDVEQDPDAMLEEATTKDVVFLCAGDPMVSTTHADLRIRAASRGIPTAIIHAASIASAVCGLSGLQNYRFGKSCSLPFPQKNWFPTTPLDVILANLSQRLHTLVYLDIQDDRYMTVPEAVALLEEMAAARKEKIPLYVGIARAGSDEPVVRAGPGELVRACDFGPPLHILIVPAELHDMEREYLEMFAGL, encoded by the coding sequence ATGCTGACTTTCATCGGCCTTGGCCTCTTTGATAAAACTGACGTATCGGAAAAAGGGCTCTCCCGCATCCGGAACGCTGACCGGGTCTATCTTGAGTGCTACACCTCGCGCCTCATGGGTGCGACACGGGAGGGCCTCGAGCAGTATTACAGGCGGCCGGTTACTCCGCTGTACCGGTCCGATGTGGAACAGGACCCCGATGCTATGCTCGAAGAGGCCACGACAAAGGACGTGGTATTCCTCTGCGCGGGAGACCCGATGGTCTCGACGACCCATGCCGATCTCCGGATTCGGGCAGCGTCCCGCGGGATACCGACAGCGATCATCCATGCCGCATCCATCGCAAGCGCCGTCTGCGGCCTCTCCGGGCTCCAGAACTACCGGTTCGGGAAGTCCTGTTCCCTTCCCTTCCCGCAGAAGAACTGGTTCCCGACCACTCCCCTTGACGTCATCCTCGCAAACCTGTCCCAGCGGCTCCATACGCTGGTCTATCTCGATATCCAGGACGACCGGTACATGACCGTCCCGGAAGCCGTCGCCCTGCTGGAGGAGATGGCAGCTGCACGGAAGGAAAAAATCCCGCTGTACGTGGGCATTGCCCGGGCGGGATCCGACGAGCCGGTGGTCCGGGCAGGGCCGGGAGAGTTGGTGAGGGCCTGCGACTTCGGCCCGCCCCTCCATATCCTGATCGTGCCAGCGGAACTGCACGACATGGAGCGGGAGTACCTGGAGATGTTCGCCGGCCTATGA
- a CDS encoding GTP-binding protein produces MISTGINGLDEMLGSGIPDGSRILYSLEPGVDGQLFMISTLSCALAKKRPCLVVLPNTTVDAFRNDVQRMYGARPDLALAPVTFFDSVDWERIQKGSKSPEGRARELQARIRKLCREHDVDVIFVYFDLLNEEFGTDAAAAIFTSAQEREKKITLVIEHLNLEGEQLLDHVIRDLNFDLVLAIRSSFRPFPQFNYFTLVHTSWADLPARSVPFIIGEGRVIPYIPRIVVTGPASSGKSTFVLNAADDGHSVDRMAQEGSMTTVALDFGWIRWKDFDITLYGTPGQERFDSLLPSYLGHAMGALLVIDATNADQLPRARLLIEMIARRRIPFAVAANKSDLPGTLDPGLIRRSLAIGDEIPLYQISAIRKSDVNFVLESLVDSITQFRY; encoded by the coding sequence ATGATCTCGACCGGGATAAACGGCCTTGACGAGATGCTGGGAAGCGGCATTCCAGATGGCAGCAGGATCCTGTACAGCCTCGAGCCCGGGGTCGACGGCCAGCTTTTCATGATCTCAACCCTGTCCTGTGCACTGGCAAAGAAACGCCCCTGCCTTGTCGTCCTGCCGAATACAACGGTCGATGCATTCCGGAACGATGTACAGAGGATGTACGGGGCCCGGCCCGACCTTGCCCTGGCACCGGTCACCTTCTTCGATTCTGTTGACTGGGAACGGATCCAGAAGGGCAGCAAGTCACCGGAAGGCAGGGCACGCGAACTACAGGCACGGATCCGGAAACTCTGCCGCGAGCATGACGTGGACGTCATCTTTGTCTATTTCGATCTCTTGAACGAGGAGTTCGGGACCGATGCCGCAGCCGCGATCTTCACCTCGGCCCAGGAGAGGGAGAAGAAGATCACGCTTGTCATCGAGCACCTGAACCTGGAAGGGGAACAGCTCCTCGACCATGTCATCAGGGACCTGAACTTTGACCTCGTCCTTGCCATCCGCTCATCGTTCCGGCCCTTCCCGCAGTTCAATTATTTCACCCTCGTCCATACCTCGTGGGCAGATCTGCCCGCCCGCTCGGTCCCGTTCATCATTGGCGAGGGGAGGGTCATTCCCTACATCCCCCGCATCGTGGTCACGGGCCCGGCTTCGTCGGGAAAATCAACGTTTGTCCTCAATGCCGCGGATGACGGGCACTCTGTCGACCGGATGGCACAGGAGGGGAGCATGACAACGGTTGCGCTGGATTTCGGCTGGATCCGGTGGAAGGACTTCGACATCACGCTGTACGGGACGCCCGGGCAGGAGCGGTTCGATTCTCTCCTGCCATCATATCTCGGGCACGCGATGGGGGCACTCCTTGTCATCGATGCAACAAACGCAGACCAGCTCCCCCGTGCACGCCTCCTGATCGAGATGATTGCACGGCGGCGGATCCCGTTTGCCGTTGCGGCAAACAAGAGCGACCTTCCGGGAACCCTCGATCCAGGCCTTATCAGGAGGTCCCTCGCGATCGGTGACGAGATCCCCCTCTACCAGATCTCGGCAATACGGAAATCGGATGTGAATTTTGTTCTTGAATCGCTTGTGGATTCGATAACGCAGTTCAGGTACTGA
- a CDS encoding RAD55 family ATPase, whose amino-acid sequence MYTYKSGIAQIDEASGGFDAGTNILILAPPMSAADQLAYALTKPVPGEYAIVLSTNERAAEVVDAFKVAGADKRFTGVIDAITKSSTPGITDTARLMFVSSPTDLTGIGIKFSNMVETIFEGNFADGETGLFPPPIRFCVNSISTLLMYRRLEVLYQFLHVLTAKLKKIEGVGVYILNSESFDEKTLSLIKQLMTCVIEVKVEQNINLMRIRGLSGVPGDWMKFSVSKGQVTILP is encoded by the coding sequence ATGTATACCTATAAGTCGGGAATTGCGCAGATAGACGAGGCATCCGGCGGTTTTGATGCCGGCACCAATATCCTGATCCTGGCTCCGCCCATGAGTGCCGCCGACCAGCTGGCCTATGCACTGACAAAACCGGTACCGGGCGAGTACGCCATCGTCCTCTCGACCAATGAACGCGCTGCCGAAGTGGTCGACGCATTCAAGGTAGCCGGGGCCGACAAGCGGTTCACCGGGGTAATCGATGCCATCACCAAGAGCTCGACACCGGGCATCACCGATACCGCCCGGCTGATGTTCGTTTCCAGTCCCACGGACCTGACCGGTATCGGGATCAAGTTCTCGAACATGGTAGAGACGATTTTCGAGGGGAATTTTGCCGACGGCGAGACCGGCCTGTTCCCGCCGCCGATACGCTTCTGTGTCAATTCCATCTCCACCCTCCTGATGTACCGCAGGCTCGAAGTCCTGTACCAGTTCCTGCACGTGCTCACGGCAAAACTGAAGAAGATCGAAGGTGTGGGGGTCTACATCCTCAACAGCGAATCCTTCGATGAAAAGACACTCTCCTTAATCAAGCAGCTGATGACCTGTGTCATCGAGGTCAAGGTCGAGCAGAATATCAACCTGATGCGTATCCGCGGGCTTTCCGGCGTGCCGGGGGACTGGATGAAATTCTCCGTCTCCAAGGGACAGGTGACCATCCTCCCATGA
- a CDS encoding metal-dependent transcriptional regulator → MASEQLEEYLESILDIEEKHGIARTSAIAKCVKVAPASVTEALQVLSDKGFVKYEPYKGATLTEQGREMARKVKRRHRLLEVFLTDVLHITRENVHDEACKMEHTLSDETECALCKLLNAPARCPHGSLIEACDRKVESCSACLDEGQAPPASARKEPLLPVTTLAPGQKGTIAFIRGDTGVVQRLTDLGLTLKTEVQLVRKAPLLGPVEIAVRKTRLAIDHAIADHIFVTPCGEKSK, encoded by the coding sequence ATGGCGTCAGAGCAGCTGGAAGAATATCTTGAGAGTATCCTTGACATCGAGGAGAAGCACGGGATCGCGCGGACATCGGCGATCGCCAAATGCGTCAAGGTGGCACCTGCAAGCGTGACCGAAGCACTCCAGGTGCTCTCCGACAAGGGCTTTGTGAAGTATGAGCCCTACAAGGGGGCAACCCTGACAGAGCAGGGCCGGGAGATGGCGCGGAAGGTGAAGCGCCGGCACCGTCTCCTCGAGGTCTTCTTAACCGATGTGCTCCATATCACGAGGGAAAATGTCCACGACGAAGCCTGTAAAATGGAGCACACGCTCTCGGATGAGACGGAGTGTGCGCTCTGTAAGCTGCTCAATGCCCCGGCCCGGTGCCCCCACGGCAGCCTGATCGAGGCCTGCGACCGGAAGGTGGAGAGCTGCTCGGCCTGTCTCGATGAAGGGCAGGCCCCGCCCGCGAGCGCCCGAAAAGAACCACTTCTTCCCGTCACCACTCTTGCTCCCGGTCAGAAAGGGACCATTGCATTCATCCGGGGAGATACCGGTGTTGTCCAGCGGCTGACGGACCTTGGGCTCACCCTCAAAACCGAGGTCCAGCTCGTCAGGAAAGCCCCCCTTCTCGGGCCTGTCGAGATTGCAGTCCGGAAGACGAGACTTGCCATCGACCACGCTATCGCCGATCACATCTTTGTCACTCCCTGCGGAGAGAAGAGTAAATGA
- the feoB gene encoding ferrous iron transport protein B — MSGCEDCSGCDLLHLPVDTKAEYVVALAGNANVGKSATFNQLTGVDQDIGNWPGKTVERAEALLQHRGRRIRVIDLPGIYSINALSTEEQVSREFIAHDHPDVVVNVLDSSALERNLFFTLQLTELESPLVIALNQADLAAKKGIILDAGKLSAILGVPVIPTVAIQGKGIAELSDAIVRATCSRPRPKTIRYGKEVEDRIARILALLPEGSGGYPSRWTAIKLLEGDPDTVWEVRQHSPGVAAAALESGRELEKIHGEPAATVMSAERYHAAEELAAAVMEIRSPGDNEITLTEKVDRIALHPVLGYLLLAATLGGLLVWTFVIGAWISGVLMEFLSGIAPVEPLITGSLPDIIFNGAWTGFVAALTLIVPYVIPFYLVLALIEDSGFLTRFSLMLDKGMHRMGLHGKAIIPLVLGFGCTVPACLSCRIIESPKQKLIAAFLVTLIPCSARTIVILGVVAVFVNIWWALFLYLLVFVLIVVLGRLAFRLLPGESVGMIMEMPDYHVPHVKGVLGQTWQRTRSLIGIVLPAYIIGSIVITGAYAAGLLEPINAALYPVTVILLGLPAMTGVVFIFGIIRKEMTILALAAILGTTVFSDVLTPVQIIVFGLVTLLYAPCISTILALAKEFGWKAALSITALETSLAIALGALLFHLIGPFL, encoded by the coding sequence ATGAGCGGGTGCGAAGACTGCAGCGGGTGCGACCTCCTGCACCTGCCCGTGGACACAAAGGCGGAATACGTGGTGGCCCTTGCCGGCAATGCCAATGTCGGGAAGAGCGCGACCTTCAACCAGCTCACCGGCGTTGACCAGGATATCGGCAACTGGCCGGGCAAGACGGTGGAACGGGCCGAGGCCCTCCTCCAGCACCGGGGCAGGCGGATCCGCGTCATCGACCTCCCGGGCATCTACTCGATAAACGCGCTCTCGACAGAAGAGCAGGTGTCCCGCGAGTTCATTGCCCACGACCACCCGGACGTTGTCGTAAACGTCCTGGACTCATCAGCGCTCGAACGCAACCTCTTCTTCACGCTCCAGCTCACGGAACTGGAAAGCCCGCTCGTGATTGCTTTAAACCAGGCGGACCTTGCGGCAAAGAAGGGTATTATCCTCGATGCAGGGAAACTCTCCGCAATTCTTGGCGTCCCAGTCATCCCGACTGTGGCGATCCAGGGAAAGGGGATAGCTGAACTCTCGGATGCAATTGTCCGTGCAACCTGCTCCCGGCCCCGCCCGAAGACCATCCGGTACGGGAAAGAGGTCGAGGACCGAATCGCCCGGATCCTGGCCCTGCTTCCCGAGGGATCCGGGGGCTACCCGTCCCGCTGGACGGCAATCAAGCTGCTGGAAGGCGATCCTGACACGGTCTGGGAAGTCCGGCAGCATTCTCCCGGCGTGGCAGCCGCTGCCCTTGAGTCCGGCCGCGAACTGGAGAAGATACACGGGGAGCCGGCAGCAACGGTCATGAGTGCAGAGCGGTACCATGCTGCTGAAGAACTGGCCGCAGCGGTCATGGAGATCCGGTCGCCGGGGGACAACGAGATCACCCTCACCGAGAAGGTCGACCGCATCGCGCTCCACCCCGTTCTGGGGTACCTCCTCCTTGCCGCCACGCTCGGCGGGCTGCTTGTCTGGACGTTTGTCATCGGTGCCTGGATCTCCGGCGTCCTGATGGAGTTTTTGTCGGGCATCGCCCCGGTCGAACCCCTGATCACGGGATCCCTTCCGGATATCATCTTCAACGGTGCATGGACGGGTTTTGTCGCCGCCCTCACGCTTATCGTGCCTTACGTCATCCCCTTCTACCTCGTCCTTGCCCTGATCGAGGACTCCGGGTTCCTCACCCGCTTCTCCCTCATGCTCGACAAGGGGATGCACCGCATGGGGCTGCACGGCAAGGCCATCATCCCGCTCGTGCTCGGGTTTGGCTGCACCGTGCCGGCCTGCCTCTCGTGCCGGATCATCGAATCCCCCAAGCAGAAACTGATCGCGGCATTCCTGGTCACGCTCATCCCCTGCTCGGCCCGGACCATCGTGATTCTCGGCGTTGTTGCCGTGTTTGTGAATATCTGGTGGGCACTTTTCCTGTACCTGCTTGTTTTTGTCCTGATCGTGGTCCTCGGGCGGCTCGCATTCCGGCTGCTGCCCGGGGAATCGGTGGGCATGATCATGGAGATGCCGGACTACCATGTCCCCCACGTAAAAGGGGTGCTCGGCCAGACCTGGCAGCGGACCCGGTCGCTCATCGGGATCGTGCTTCCGGCCTACATTATCGGGAGCATCGTCATCACTGGGGCCTATGCCGCCGGGCTCCTTGAACCCATCAACGCGGCACTCTATCCCGTCACCGTGATCCTGCTGGGCCTCCCGGCCATGACCGGCGTTGTGTTCATCTTCGGCATCATCCGGAAGGAGATGACCATCCTCGCCCTTGCGGCGATTCTCGGGACAACCGTCTTCTCAGACGTCCTCACCCCGGTCCAGATCATCGTCTTCGGGCTCGTGACCCTGCTCTACGCCCCGTGCATCTCCACGATCCTCGCGCTGGCAAAGGAGTTCGGCTGGAAGGCGGCGCTCTCGATCACAGCGCTCGAGACCAGCCTTGCAATCGCACTCGGCGCACTTCTGTTCCACCTCATCGGCCCCTTCCTCTGA